A genomic segment from Symbiobacterium terraclitae encodes:
- a CDS encoding glycerophosphodiester phosphodiesterase produces MPQVIGHRGAAGTHPENTMASFQRAFEIGVDGIEFDVHRTADGHLVVIHDPNVDRTTDGSGLVMAMTLAEIQALDAGSWKDPAFAGQRVPTLRELVRATPPGVRLYLELKAGSVHYPGIEEEVVALLKAEGVLERTQISSFDHRALVRFKEICPELPLGMLTSCNLVDPVGMAKSIGCEAIHPAWPWVTPDYVAAAHAAGLKVNCWTADDPMAIAMMKAAGVDGIISNYPERVKDG; encoded by the coding sequence ATGCCGCAGGTCATCGGGCATCGGGGCGCCGCGGGCACCCATCCGGAGAACACGATGGCTTCGTTCCAGAGGGCGTTTGAGATCGGCGTCGACGGCATCGAGTTTGACGTGCACCGCACGGCGGACGGCCACCTGGTGGTCATCCACGACCCGAACGTCGACCGCACCACCGACGGGTCCGGCCTGGTCATGGCCATGACGCTGGCGGAGATCCAGGCGCTGGACGCCGGCTCGTGGAAGGACCCCGCCTTCGCCGGCCAGCGCGTGCCGACGCTGCGGGAGCTGGTCCGTGCGACCCCGCCGGGGGTCCGGCTGTACCTGGAACTGAAGGCTGGCTCCGTCCACTATCCGGGCATCGAAGAGGAGGTCGTCGCCCTGCTGAAGGCCGAGGGCGTGCTTGAGCGCACGCAGATCTCCTCTTTCGACCACCGGGCGCTCGTACGGTTCAAGGAGATCTGCCCCGAGCTGCCGCTGGGCATGCTTACCTCCTGCAACCTCGTGGACCCGGTTGGCATGGCGAAGTCCATCGGCTGTGAGGCCATCCATCCCGCCTGGCCGTGGGTCACGCCGGACTACGTGGCCGCCGCCCACGCCGCCGGGCTGAAGGTCAACTGCTGGACGGCGGACGACCCCATGGCCATCGCCATGATGAAGGCCGCCGGCGTGGACGGCATTATCAGCAACTACCCCGAACGGGTGAAGGACGGCTAG
- the tatA gene encoding twin-arginine translocase TatA/TatE family subunit, which yields MFGRLGFWEILLIALVIVLLFGASKLPQLARGMGDSIREFRKAVKEEDAEKKEE from the coding sequence ATGTTCGGCCGTTTGGGTTTCTGGGAGATTCTGCTCATCGCCCTGGTGATCGTCCTGCTCTTTGGCGCTTCCAAGCTGCCGCAGCTGGCCCGGGGGATGGGCGATTCCATCAGGGAGTTCCGCAAGGCGGTGAAGGAGGAGGACGCGGAGAAGAAGGAGGAGTAG
- a CDS encoding Ger(x)C family spore germination protein, producing MLRRVLGQPFGRRRGRLRSLRLLPLVGLVLLMPLLAGCWNRVEIEQGAYVLAVGIDEGKVSPYAITVMIAKPGALAGKEGGGGDEPPVLITTVEAPSLAGAQVILHGYVGREVLFDHAQALFVHESLAREQGLPFFDELLRFRQIRETAFVVVTREPAAEVLKKLKPELDKNPIQYVEQLTYHHRNTASLPATSQVSAVAALLNVGYAQPLTYYAAAIDQESDAIRGSVSASGKARLVAGELPRRGGTPVDMIGAAAFRGSRMVGVLDGEEIRALLMLENQFYSAHAAFRDPREPEQFVTVHLSKGRPTRITVERLGDRPAIRAEVILEAEVVAIPSGIDYAWPTAQAELEQAIASQLQETMNKVIARTQEWGADVVGFGRHAIRHFPTVQAWEAYDWPGRYPKAEINTSVRVSLRRYGLTLTPTRASEEGMQR from the coding sequence ATGCTTCGTAGGGTGCTGGGGCAACCGTTTGGCCGCCGGCGGGGCCGCCTGCGCTCCCTCAGGCTCCTCCCCTTGGTGGGACTGGTGCTGCTCATGCCGCTCCTGGCGGGGTGCTGGAACCGGGTGGAGATCGAGCAGGGGGCGTACGTCCTCGCTGTGGGCATCGACGAGGGCAAGGTGAGCCCCTACGCCATCACGGTGATGATCGCCAAGCCCGGGGCCCTCGCGGGCAAGGAGGGGGGCGGCGGCGACGAGCCCCCGGTGCTGATCACCACCGTGGAGGCGCCGAGCCTCGCCGGCGCCCAGGTCATCCTGCACGGGTACGTCGGCCGCGAGGTCCTCTTCGACCACGCCCAGGCCCTCTTCGTGCACGAGAGCCTGGCCCGGGAGCAGGGGCTGCCGTTCTTCGACGAGCTCCTCCGCTTCCGCCAGATCCGGGAGACCGCGTTCGTCGTGGTCACCCGCGAGCCCGCCGCCGAGGTCTTGAAGAAGCTGAAGCCCGAGCTCGACAAGAACCCGATCCAGTACGTCGAGCAGCTGACGTACCACCACCGGAACACCGCATCGCTCCCGGCCACCAGCCAGGTGAGCGCCGTGGCCGCGCTGCTGAACGTCGGCTACGCCCAGCCGCTGACCTACTACGCGGCGGCCATCGACCAGGAGTCGGACGCCATCCGGGGCTCTGTCTCTGCCTCCGGCAAAGCACGGCTCGTCGCCGGCGAGCTGCCGCGCCGGGGCGGAACCCCGGTGGACATGATCGGCGCCGCGGCATTCCGGGGCTCGCGGATGGTGGGCGTGCTGGACGGCGAGGAGATCCGGGCCCTGCTGATGCTGGAGAACCAGTTCTACTCGGCCCACGCCGCCTTCCGCGACCCCCGGGAGCCCGAACAGTTCGTCACCGTGCATCTCAGTAAGGGCCGACCCACCCGCATCACGGTGGAGCGGCTCGGCGACCGGCCCGCGATCCGGGCCGAGGTGATCCTGGAGGCCGAGGTGGTGGCCATCCCCTCCGGCATCGACTACGCCTGGCCCACAGCCCAGGCGGAACTGGAGCAGGCCATCGCCAGCCAGCTGCAGGAGACCATGAACAAGGTCATCGCCCGGACCCAGGAGTGGGGGGCAGACGTGGTCGGGTTCGGCCGACACGCCATCCGCCACTTCCCCACGGTGCAGGCCTGGGAGGCCTACGACTGGCCCGGCCGCTACCCGAAGGCGGAGATCAACACGAGCGTGCGGGTCAGCCTGCGCCGCTACGGCCTGACGCTCACCCCGACCCGCGCCTCCGAGGAGGGGATGCAGCGGTGA
- a CDS encoding LysR family transcriptional regulator: MDLKLLHTFVTAAELENFHQTAERLYLAQPTVTAHIRQLEQILGFHLFDRVGKRVRLTAAGRRFLPHAQRVLAAYDQAVNDMTAWWQGYDTRLQLVTSPLVATSVLPGLLKRFTQEHPRVEVMITTEVSPAVGPVIASGAAHVGLARSPSVHPDTSSTVLYTDPVLLVASPANAAGAHWVDLLGRHLLLTGNHPMYWDALLMAVAERQPHLRTLAVDRVDITKRLLEEGLGVSFLPQSSVVRELAEGRLVTVPVDMELPLSATYLILPHPRELPEAARLFVDLLLQSFPDGVGPGLPQ, from the coding sequence GTGGACCTCAAGCTCCTGCACACGTTCGTGACGGCGGCGGAACTGGAGAACTTCCACCAGACCGCCGAGCGGCTGTACCTCGCGCAGCCCACGGTGACCGCGCACATCCGTCAGCTGGAACAGATCCTGGGGTTCCACCTGTTCGACCGGGTGGGCAAGCGGGTGCGCCTCACCGCGGCCGGGCGCCGCTTCCTGCCCCACGCCCAGCGCGTGCTGGCGGCTTACGACCAGGCCGTCAACGATATGACCGCCTGGTGGCAGGGATACGACACCCGGCTGCAGCTGGTGACCTCCCCGCTGGTGGCGACGTCGGTGCTTCCGGGGCTCCTGAAGCGGTTCACCCAGGAGCACCCACGGGTGGAGGTCATGATCACCACCGAGGTCTCTCCGGCCGTCGGCCCCGTCATCGCCTCCGGTGCGGCCCACGTCGGGCTCGCCCGGTCACCCTCTGTCCATCCTGACACGTCTTCGACAGTGCTATACACAGATCCTGTCCTGCTGGTCGCATCACCGGCAAATGCTGCCGGCGCGCACTGGGTGGATCTGCTGGGCCGCCACCTGCTCCTCACCGGCAACCACCCCATGTACTGGGACGCGCTCCTGATGGCGGTGGCCGAGCGCCAGCCTCACCTGCGCACCCTCGCCGTGGACCGGGTCGACATCACCAAGCGGCTCCTGGAGGAGGGGCTCGGGGTCTCTTTCCTGCCGCAGTCGTCGGTGGTGCGGGAGCTGGCCGAGGGGCGGCTGGTGACCGTGCCCGTGGACATGGAGCTGCCGCTCTCGGCCACCTATCTCATCCTGCCCCATCCCCGGGAGCTGCCCGAGGCAGCGCGGCTCTTCGTGGACCTGCTGCTG
- a CDS encoding 6-phospho-beta-glucosidase translates to MKLTIIGGASAYTPDIIEGLLREHALFAGGELCLHDIDDIHLRVIERLARGLVRTAGADLRVTATRDRAEAISGARFILTQPRVGGLKHRALDERIPLKHGLIGQETLGLGGFAFAWRTIPLMLEIVEDVRRLAPEAWIINYANPAGMVTEAVLRRFPDARFIGLCDMPTGLQWGIGRLLRVDFHRIALDYAGINHGGWVSRVLLDDRDVTVRLRRWAALLGPVARLLPLREETGTVRLFREHGMVPDPYLRYYYYKDQILRHLLSAGRTRAEVLMERLPRLYEHYAAVALEERPVLKEHRGHQSHADLASQVIAAMAAGRPTRFVIQQRNGGAVRHLPPDEAAQFPAVVDGAGFRPIPQPALPREEAELIAHIKASETLNVRAAMEGDRSLAVQAAELNPLGAPRPLAGRVIDELLAAHRPYLPQFA, encoded by the coding sequence ATGAAGCTCACGATCATCGGCGGAGCCAGCGCCTACACGCCAGACATCATCGAGGGCCTGCTGCGGGAGCACGCGCTCTTCGCCGGCGGCGAACTCTGCCTCCACGACATCGACGACATCCACCTCCGCGTGATCGAGCGCCTGGCCCGGGGCCTCGTGCGGACGGCGGGGGCTGACCTGCGGGTCACGGCCACCCGGGACAGGGCCGAGGCGATCAGCGGCGCCCGGTTCATCCTGACCCAGCCCCGAGTCGGCGGGCTGAAGCACCGGGCCCTGGACGAGCGCATCCCGCTGAAGCACGGGCTGATCGGCCAGGAGACGCTGGGCCTCGGCGGCTTCGCCTTCGCCTGGCGCACGATCCCCCTCATGCTGGAGATCGTGGAGGACGTGCGCCGACTGGCGCCCGAGGCGTGGATCATCAACTACGCCAACCCGGCGGGCATGGTGACCGAGGCTGTGCTCCGCCGCTTTCCCGACGCCCGCTTCATCGGCCTGTGCGACATGCCCACGGGACTGCAGTGGGGCATCGGCCGCCTGCTGCGGGTGGACTTCCACCGCATCGCCCTGGACTACGCCGGCATCAACCACGGCGGCTGGGTGTCCCGGGTCCTGCTGGACGACCGGGACGTCACGGTGCGGCTCCGCCGCTGGGCGGCGCTGCTGGGCCCGGTGGCCCGCCTGCTCCCCCTCCGCGAGGAGACGGGCACGGTGCGCCTCTTCCGGGAGCACGGCATGGTGCCGGACCCGTACCTCCGGTACTACTACTACAAGGATCAGATCCTGAGGCATCTGCTGTCGGCGGGCAGGACCCGGGCCGAGGTGCTGATGGAGCGGCTGCCCCGGCTCTACGAGCACTACGCGGCGGTGGCCTTGGAGGAGCGGCCGGTGCTGAAGGAGCACCGGGGCCACCAGTCCCACGCCGACCTGGCCTCGCAGGTGATCGCCGCCATGGCCGCGGGCCGCCCCACCCGCTTCGTCATCCAGCAGCGGAACGGCGGCGCCGTGCGCCACCTGCCCCCGGACGAGGCCGCCCAGTTCCCGGCCGTCGTGGACGGCGCGGGATTCCGGCCCATCCCGCAGCCGGCCCTGCCCCGGGAGGAGGCGGAACTGATCGCGCACATCAAGGCCTCCGAGACGCTCAACGTCCGTGCGGCCATGGAGGGCGACCGGAGCCTGGCCGTGCAGGCCGCCGAGCTGAACCCGCTGGGTGCACCCCGGCCCCTGGCGGGCAGGGTGATCGACGAGCTGCTGGCCGCGCACCGGCCGTACCTGCCGCAGTTTGCGTGA
- a CDS encoding YitT family protein, giving the protein MLWLVQLLAGALLMSLSANVFLVPLKLAEGGVTGIGIILFHTLGVPMWVTQVVANIPILALGVRVKGWRLLWRSLVGVAAYSFFLGVTAGIPPITDQVVLAIVYGGLTMGVGLGLVLRSGGTTGGTEVLALALQQRFGFSVGSMVLAVDAVVLTLAAIAFSPEAAMWAVITLFISSKVVDVVQVGFYSARGVTIITTRPDEIARRIMTEVERGVTIINGTGAYTGEPRAVLYTVAQRAELAQVKQIAHEEDPKAFVVVAEVHEVLGEGFRDPAKEGH; this is encoded by the coding sequence GTGCTCTGGCTCGTGCAGCTCTTGGCCGGTGCCCTCTTGATGTCGCTTTCGGCCAACGTGTTCCTCGTGCCCCTCAAGTTGGCGGAAGGCGGCGTGACGGGCATCGGCATTATTCTCTTCCACACGCTGGGGGTGCCCATGTGGGTCACCCAGGTGGTCGCAAACATTCCGATTCTGGCGCTGGGGGTCAGGGTGAAGGGCTGGCGCCTCCTGTGGCGTTCCCTGGTGGGCGTCGCGGCCTACTCCTTCTTCCTCGGGGTTACGGCGGGCATCCCGCCGATCACCGATCAGGTCGTGCTGGCCATCGTCTACGGCGGTCTGACCATGGGCGTCGGACTCGGGCTGGTGCTGCGCTCGGGCGGCACCACCGGGGGCACCGAGGTGCTCGCCCTGGCGCTGCAGCAGCGGTTCGGCTTCTCCGTGGGCTCGATGGTGCTCGCGGTCGACGCCGTCGTGCTGACCCTGGCTGCGATCGCCTTCTCGCCCGAGGCGGCGATGTGGGCGGTGATCACCCTCTTCATCTCGTCCAAGGTGGTCGACGTGGTGCAGGTGGGCTTCTACTCGGCCCGGGGCGTCACGATCATCACCACCCGCCCCGACGAGATCGCCCGCCGCATCATGACCGAGGTGGAGCGGGGCGTGACGATCATCAACGGCACAGGCGCGTACACCGGCGAGCCCCGGGCGGTGCTCTACACCGTCGCCCAGCGGGCCGAGCTGGCGCAGGTGAAGCAGATCGCACACGAGGAGGACCCCAAGGCGTTCGTGGTCGTCGCGGAGGTCCACGAGGTCCTGGGCGAGGGCTTCCGTGACCCGGCGAAGGAAGGGCATTAG
- a CDS encoding GerAB/ArcD/ProY family transporter, producing MQGYKGHIGAREGSVLLFTVLGSMLFLQYPQYLVKVGGPAAWQVALLVTLFGMLFALPIVALGRRFPGHGLAEISLEAAGPVIGPLLTLVVAVWLAAVTAVSLRNFTETFVITILPDTPPSVLVLTGTVLAVFTAYHGAETVARASYVLLPLIAAGVLLVLLFSLPRVDTSLLFPFWGYGLDRTVTGALYYASMSAEVIVLLAMGHAFRDARSLQHSSLRGILLFGVAATLTVVVLVGIAGTPLARQDPFPLYYLARLVYLGRFLQRTEALIVMFWILAAAVRVSALMYATAISLTGALRLPDYRPVLFPLATILTALSLLPKDYVSVLILDRDWVRPLGFAVLAVPLLLWVVALIRRKGAAANAS from the coding sequence ATGCAAGGGTATAAAGGCCACATCGGCGCCCGGGAGGGCAGCGTGCTCCTGTTCACCGTGCTGGGCAGCATGCTGTTCCTCCAGTACCCCCAGTACCTGGTGAAGGTCGGAGGGCCCGCGGCCTGGCAGGTGGCCCTGCTGGTCACGCTCTTCGGCATGCTCTTCGCGCTGCCCATCGTCGCCCTGGGACGGCGCTTCCCAGGCCACGGCCTGGCGGAGATCAGCCTGGAGGCGGCGGGCCCCGTGATAGGTCCGCTGCTCACCCTGGTGGTCGCGGTATGGCTGGCCGCGGTCACGGCGGTCTCCCTGCGGAACTTCACCGAGACCTTCGTCATCACCATCCTGCCCGACACCCCGCCCAGCGTGCTCGTGCTCACCGGGACCGTCCTCGCCGTGTTCACCGCCTACCATGGAGCGGAGACCGTGGCGCGCGCCTCCTACGTCCTGCTGCCGCTGATCGCCGCCGGGGTGCTGCTGGTGCTGCTGTTCAGCCTTCCCCGGGTGGATACCAGCCTGCTCTTCCCCTTCTGGGGCTACGGCCTGGACCGCACGGTCACCGGTGCCCTCTACTACGCCAGCATGTCGGCGGAGGTGATCGTCCTCCTGGCCATGGGCCACGCCTTCCGCGACGCCCGGAGCCTGCAGCACAGCAGCCTGCGGGGCATCCTGCTCTTCGGGGTGGCCGCCACGTTGACCGTAGTGGTCCTGGTGGGCATCGCCGGCACCCCCCTGGCCCGGCAGGACCCCTTCCCGCTCTACTACCTCGCCCGCCTGGTCTACCTGGGCCGCTTCCTGCAGCGCACCGAGGCGCTGATCGTCATGTTCTGGATCCTGGCGGCGGCGGTGCGCGTGTCCGCGCTGATGTACGCCACCGCCATCTCCCTGACCGGCGCCCTGCGGCTGCCCGACTACCGGCCGGTGCTCTTCCCGCTGGCCACCATCCTGACGGCCCTGTCGCTGCTGCCCAAGGACTACGTGAGCGTGCTCATCCTGGACCGCGACTGGGTCCGGCCGCTGGGCTTCGCCGTGCTGGCCGTGCCGCTCCTGCTCTGGGTCGTTGCGCTCATCCGCCGCAAGGGGGCGGCCGCCAATGCTTCGTAG
- a CDS encoding spore germination protein, producing MNIWERLKRLLDPSASMGDDTFILGDGGGSGTGRPPSAEMLADARMRTEALLTRLDRLVEAAPKGKDALEKVGDLSTSLDENLQKVKELFRAPTNKDLIDRTILIATDPPVRAVLLFIEGISDKTVINDNIMQPLMLLAHELRLEPGQGDDAVDRIERRLLAGHQVSRQYDRASIAESLLSGDTVVLVEGAAVALAVETKEPPVRSVGDPKTEQVIWGPHDAFNEAWRVNVALVRRRLKDPRLVTEILTVGEVSKTYVGMLYIDTIAPPALVAEVKRRVEAVKVDIVNGAGTLQQYIMDNPHSLLPSTLLTERPDRTAAYLSEGHVALFVDTSPTAIICPTTFWALLQTAEDYYLHWPFGSALRYIRLGALVIALLLPSFYIAVVNYHPEMVPTALMLFIAQSREPVPMPSVVELLAMDVVFELIREAGTRIPGVIGPTVGLVASLVLGQAAVEARIVSPVLILVVATTGLASFALPNYLMGWGIRLLRFLLLLLTTLFGFLGLAAGLYAVVVHASAQRSFGVPYLAPLVGTTGPVKDAISTPPLYRQEERPPYLPLLNRRRQKEIVRQWDPQSPQTNSPEGG from the coding sequence GTGAACATCTGGGAGCGGCTGAAGCGCCTGCTCGATCCGTCAGCGTCCATGGGGGACGACACCTTCATCCTGGGGGACGGCGGCGGATCGGGGACCGGCCGGCCGCCGAGCGCGGAGATGCTGGCCGACGCCCGCATGCGCACCGAGGCGCTGCTCACCCGCCTCGACCGGTTGGTGGAAGCGGCCCCGAAGGGCAAGGACGCGCTGGAGAAGGTCGGCGACCTCTCCACGAGCCTGGACGAGAACCTGCAGAAGGTGAAGGAGCTGTTCCGGGCGCCCACCAACAAGGACCTGATCGATCGGACGATCCTGATCGCCACCGACCCGCCGGTGCGGGCGGTCCTCCTGTTCATCGAAGGCATCAGCGACAAGACGGTCATCAACGACAACATCATGCAGCCGCTGATGCTGCTCGCCCACGAGCTGCGCCTGGAGCCCGGGCAGGGCGACGACGCCGTGGACCGCATCGAGCGGCGGCTCCTGGCCGGCCACCAGGTGAGCCGCCAGTACGACCGGGCTTCCATCGCCGAGTCCCTGCTGTCCGGCGACACGGTGGTCCTCGTCGAGGGCGCGGCGGTGGCGCTGGCGGTGGAGACCAAGGAGCCGCCGGTCCGCAGCGTGGGCGACCCCAAGACCGAGCAGGTGATCTGGGGCCCCCACGACGCCTTCAACGAGGCCTGGCGGGTGAACGTGGCCCTGGTGCGCCGCCGCCTGAAGGACCCCCGGCTGGTCACCGAGATCCTCACCGTGGGCGAGGTGAGCAAGACCTACGTCGGCATGCTGTACATCGACACCATCGCCCCGCCGGCGCTCGTCGCCGAGGTGAAGCGGCGGGTCGAGGCGGTGAAGGTGGACATCGTCAACGGCGCGGGCACACTGCAGCAGTACATCATGGACAACCCGCACTCGCTCCTGCCCTCCACGCTCCTCACCGAGCGCCCGGACCGGACCGCCGCCTACCTCTCGGAGGGGCACGTGGCGCTCTTTGTCGACACGTCCCCCACCGCCATCATCTGCCCGACCACCTTCTGGGCGCTGCTGCAGACCGCGGAGGACTACTACCTCCACTGGCCCTTCGGCTCCGCGCTCCGGTACATCCGGTTGGGGGCTCTGGTCATCGCGCTCCTCCTGCCCTCCTTCTACATCGCCGTGGTGAACTACCATCCCGAGATGGTACCGACTGCGTTGATGCTCTTCATCGCCCAGAGCCGCGAGCCGGTGCCCATGCCGTCGGTGGTGGAGCTGCTGGCGATGGACGTGGTCTTCGAGCTGATCCGGGAGGCCGGCACCCGCATCCCCGGGGTCATCGGCCCCACGGTGGGCCTCGTGGCCTCGCTGGTGCTGGGGCAGGCCGCGGTGGAGGCGCGCATCGTCAGCCCGGTGCTGATCCTGGTGGTGGCCACCACCGGGCTGGCCTCCTTCGCCCTGCCCAACTACCTGATGGGCTGGGGCATCCGCCTGCTCCGCTTCCTCCTGCTGCTGCTGACCACCCTGTTCGGCTTCCTGGGACTGGCCGCGGGCCTCTACGCCGTGGTGGTCCACGCGTCGGCGCAGCGCTCCTTCGGGGTGCCCTACCTCGCCCCGCTGGTGGGGACGACGGGCCCGGTGAAGGACGCGATCAGCACGCCGCCCCTGTACCGGCAGGAGGAGAGGCCGCCTTACCTGCCCCTGCTCAACCGGCGGCGGCAGAAGGAAATCGTGCGCCAGTGGGACCCGCAGTCGCCGCAGACCAATTCGCCCGAAGGAGGGTAG